The following coding sequences are from one Paenibacillus sp. FSL R5-0912 window:
- the fliG gene encoding flagellar motor switch protein FliG, whose product MAKASQQGLSGRQKAAILLITLGPEVSAQIFKHLRDEEIEQLTLEIANVRKVDSVEKESIMSEFHQICLAQEYISQGGINYAKEILEKALGSAKALEVINRLTATLQVRPFDFARKADPNQILNFIQNENVQTIALVLSYLQFEQAASILSSLPQEKQAEVARRIAIMDSTSPEVVTQIERVLEQKLSATVTQDYTNAGGIESIVQILNGVDRGTERTILDSLEIQDPELAEEIKKRMFVFEDIVNVDNRSIQRIIKDIDNADLQLALKVASEEVRDVIFRNMSKRMAETFREEMEYMGPVRLRDVEEAQTRIVGTIRRLEESGEIIIARGGGDDIIV is encoded by the coding sequence ATGGCAAAAGCTAGCCAGCAGGGACTTAGCGGCCGTCAAAAGGCGGCGATCCTGCTTATCACACTAGGGCCTGAAGTATCGGCACAAATATTTAAACATTTGAGAGATGAGGAAATCGAGCAGCTGACTCTGGAAATTGCGAATGTCCGTAAGGTGGACAGCGTGGAGAAAGAGTCGATCATGTCAGAATTCCATCAAATCTGTCTGGCTCAAGAATATATCTCTCAAGGTGGTATTAACTATGCCAAGGAGATACTCGAGAAAGCACTGGGTTCAGCCAAGGCGCTTGAAGTTATTAACCGACTGACGGCGACGCTGCAGGTAAGACCGTTCGATTTTGCCCGCAAAGCAGACCCGAACCAGATTCTTAACTTTATCCAGAACGAAAATGTCCAGACTATTGCACTAGTGCTCTCTTATTTGCAGTTTGAACAGGCTGCCTCTATCCTGTCTTCCCTTCCTCAGGAGAAGCAGGCAGAGGTTGCCCGGAGAATAGCGATTATGGACAGCACCTCTCCAGAGGTTGTTACGCAAATAGAACGGGTTCTGGAACAGAAGCTGTCGGCTACAGTTACCCAGGATTACACAAATGCGGGCGGTATTGAATCGATTGTACAGATTCTGAACGGCGTTGACCGTGGTACAGAACGTACCATTCTCGACTCGCTGGAAATACAGGATCCGGAGTTGGCGGAAGAAATCAAGAAGCGGATGTTCGTCTTCGAGGATATCGTCAATGTGGACAACCGTTCAATCCAACGCATCATCAAAGATATCGACAATGCGGATTTGCAGCTTGCGCTCAAGGTGGCCAGCGAGGAAGTGCGGGATGTTATTTTCCGCAATATGTCCAAGCGTATGGCCGAAACCTTCCGCGAAGAAATGGAATACATGGGTCCTGTGCGGCTGCGTGATGTGGAGGAAGCACAGACCCGCATCGTAGGCACGATCCGCAGACTCGAAGAGTCTGGTGAAATTATCATCGCCCGTGGCGGAGGAGATGACATTATTGTCTAA
- the fliF gene encoding flagellar basal-body MS-ring/collar protein FliF codes for MNERLAQYREKITLYWNRFSGKQKILFFSTLFIIIIIIVVLTMQLSKTEYEVAFQDLDSTDSAGVMSYLDTSGISYRLSPDGKSISVPSTDAARIKIAIGSQGIVKEGSIGYKVFDQSSSMIGTTDSEFNVKYNNALNGEVEQLMRRMQGIKDVKVLITLPKETVFASQEDQEKALASVVLSFNPGFRPTQDNIDGYFNLVKTAVPNLPVDNITITNNEVELMPTAKGGQAGVSSQVEENFALQKKFEDDVKKDVKQFLSTLTGPDKVDVLVFSKLNFDKENRQEEIVLPVDAENMKGIEISSQIISNTYSGQGNTSGGVAGTGSEDVSGYPSGTDTGTTSSEESSETRNYEVNRITKDIIASPYTVKDLTINVAVEPPNGQTTLDDTTSAAIQNILVNIVRASLADSGITYTDADLTKKVSVFSQQFGSTAADAASGGLASWMIWAIGGAALLVGAGGGYLIYRSRKNKQEEEAEDDIPLQVPTEFPSINMESVTNESQVRKQLESLAKKKPDEFVNLLRTWLAEEQR; via the coding sequence GTGAATGAAAGATTGGCCCAGTACCGGGAGAAGATTACCCTGTATTGGAACAGATTCAGCGGTAAACAGAAAATATTATTTTTCTCCACTCTGTTTATCATCATAATAATAATCGTAGTTTTGACCATGCAATTATCAAAGACAGAATACGAAGTTGCTTTTCAGGATCTGGATAGTACCGATTCAGCGGGAGTTATGAGTTATTTGGATACTTCAGGAATTTCTTACCGCTTAAGTCCGGATGGAAAGAGTATCTCAGTACCCAGTACTGATGCCGCGCGCATCAAGATAGCTATTGGTTCGCAGGGGATCGTAAAGGAAGGTTCCATCGGGTACAAAGTATTTGATCAATCTTCTTCGATGATTGGGACTACAGACAGTGAATTCAACGTGAAGTACAACAATGCGCTGAACGGCGAAGTTGAGCAACTGATGAGAAGAATGCAGGGGATTAAAGATGTCAAGGTTCTGATTACCCTGCCGAAGGAAACTGTGTTTGCCTCACAGGAGGACCAGGAGAAAGCGTTGGCTTCTGTGGTGCTTAGCTTTAATCCAGGATTTAGACCTACACAGGATAATATCGACGGGTACTTCAATCTCGTAAAGACCGCCGTGCCGAATTTGCCGGTTGATAACATTACGATCACTAATAATGAGGTCGAATTGATGCCGACAGCTAAAGGCGGGCAAGCTGGCGTGTCAAGCCAAGTCGAAGAGAACTTCGCATTGCAGAAGAAATTCGAAGATGATGTCAAGAAAGATGTCAAGCAATTCCTGAGTACGCTCACAGGGCCCGATAAAGTGGATGTTCTGGTGTTCTCCAAGCTCAACTTCGATAAGGAGAACCGTCAGGAAGAAATCGTACTGCCGGTAGATGCGGAGAATATGAAAGGGATTGAGATCAGTTCGCAAATTATCAGCAATACTTATTCGGGTCAAGGGAATACATCCGGTGGGGTTGCTGGTACAGGATCGGAAGATGTCTCTGGATATCCTTCGGGGACTGACACGGGTACTACTTCTTCTGAGGAATCATCGGAGACCAGGAACTATGAAGTGAATCGAATCACCAAAGATATTATTGCAAGTCCATATACTGTTAAAGATTTAACCATAAATGTTGCAGTTGAACCACCTAATGGGCAAACAACTTTGGATGATACAACTTCAGCGGCGATCCAGAATATTCTGGTCAATATTGTCCGTGCTTCGTTGGCAGATTCAGGTATTACTTATACAGACGCCGATTTAACCAAAAAAGTTTCGGTGTTCTCGCAACAATTTGGCAGTACGGCGGCGGATGCAGCATCTGGCGGACTGGCTAGCTGGATGATCTGGGCAATTGGCGGAGCCGCATTGCTGGTCGGTGCGGGCGGCGGTTACCTCATCTACCGCAGCCGCAAGAATAAGCAGGAGGAAGAAGCGGAAGATGACATTCCGCTGCAGGTTCCTACCGAGTTTCCTTCTATTAATATGGAGAGCGTGACGAATGAAAGTCAGGTCCGTAAGCAGCTGGAAAGTCTTGCGAAGAAAAAGCCGGATGAATTCGTAAATCTGCTGCGTACATGGCTTGCTGAAGAACAGAGGTGA
- the fliE gene encoding flagellar hook-basal body complex protein FliE encodes MIQNLLIGTQAVQPLAMKPVASEASAVSETGQSFGSYLENALNQVADQEKQAKDMSNKFVLGEVNIDEAMISSQQALLSLQLTTQVRNKVIEAYQEIMRTQI; translated from the coding sequence TTGATACAGAACTTATTGATTGGAACTCAGGCTGTACAGCCGCTGGCTATGAAACCCGTAGCTTCAGAAGCATCAGCCGTCTCCGAAACGGGACAAAGCTTTGGTTCATACCTGGAGAATGCTCTTAATCAGGTGGCGGACCAGGAGAAACAGGCTAAAGATATGAGTAACAAATTTGTTTTGGGAGAAGTCAACATTGATGAAGCAATGATTTCGTCCCAACAGGCATTGCTGAGTTTGCAGTTGACTACACAAGTCCGGAACAAAGTAATTGAAGCCTATCAGGAAATTATGAGAACTCAAATCTAA
- the flgC gene encoding flagellar basal body rod protein FlgC: MNFGSSFGISASALTAQRLRMDVISSNIANAETTRASVVDGKAVPYRRKLVVLETSQADSFSNILDSKMSGGSEGVKVKSIIEDTSPLKPVYNPSHPDADIDGYVYMPNVDLTKEMVDMLSASRSYEANVTMLNASKAMVGKALEIGR; encoded by the coding sequence ATGAACTTTGGTAGCAGCTTTGGAATAAGCGCCTCGGCATTGACTGCCCAGCGCCTGCGGATGGATGTAATTTCCTCCAATATCGCTAACGCAGAGACAACCAGGGCCTCCGTGGTTGACGGCAAAGCCGTACCTTACCGCCGTAAGCTTGTAGTACTGGAAACATCCCAGGCTGACAGCTTCTCTAATATACTCGATTCAAAAATGAGCGGCGGCAGCGAAGGTGTTAAAGTGAAGTCGATTATTGAGGATACTTCACCGCTGAAGCCCGTATACAATCCAAGTCATCCGGATGCTGATATTGACGGATATGTGTACATGCCGAATGTGGACCTTACGAAGGAAATGGTGGACATGCTGTCTGCCTCACGTTCTTATGAAGCAAATGTAACGATGCTTAATGCGTCCAAAGCGATGGTGGGTAAGGCGCTTGAAATCGGCCGTTAA
- the flgB gene encoding flagellar basal body rod protein FlgB, which translates to MGLLNSVSFQRLQGGLDAATKRQSVLANNVANADTPNFKRSDVSFESFLRQQESGVKPTLSAKVSNSRHFQFGTVTAVPAAVVSTDETTSMNNNGNNVDMDREQALSAENQLRYNSYIEQLNSQITMMRTVVQGG; encoded by the coding sequence ATGGGTTTGCTGAACAGTGTCAGTTTTCAAAGATTACAGGGAGGCCTAGATGCCGCCACCAAACGACAAAGTGTTCTGGCGAATAACGTAGCAAATGCTGATACGCCGAATTTTAAACGCTCTGATGTCAGCTTTGAAAGTTTCCTGAGACAACAGGAGAGCGGTGTAAAACCTACGCTGAGTGCGAAAGTATCTAACTCCCGCCATTTCCAATTTGGAACAGTAACCGCTGTGCCGGCTGCTGTTGTCAGTACAGATGAGACTACTTCTATGAACAACAACGGCAATAATGTGGATATGGACCGCGAACAGGCGCTGAGCGCTGAGAACCAGCTAAGGTATAACTCTTACATTGAACAGTTGAACAGTCAGATTACTATGATGCGTACAGTTGTGCAGGGAGGGTAA
- the hslU gene encoding ATP-dependent protease ATPase subunit HslU, with amino-acid sequence MVNQSLTPRQIVAELDKYIVGQKQAKKSVAVALRNRYRRSLLSEELRDEVVPKNILMIGPTGVGKTEIARRLAKLVNAPFIKVEATKFTEVGYVGRDVESMVRDLVETSIRMVKLERTEKVKDRAEELANDRIVAILVPSTSKGKSQRNPFEMIFGGNNGGAEEAKEEPEDGSLSERRRGIKFKLLAGQLEDDIIEIDVEDTTPSMMDMFAGQGNDQMGMNMQEMFGSLLPKRTKKRKLPIREARKVLIQDEAAKLIDTDDMIQESVARAEQSGIIFIDEIDKVASQGKGSGPDVSREGVQRDILPIVEGSTVMTKYGPVKTDYVLFIAAGAFHIAKPSDLIPELQGRFPIRVELSSLTLEDFVSILTEPENALTKQYVHLLQTENIEIQFQKEAIQEIAKIAASVNQNMENIGARRLHTILEKLLEDLSFEAPELTLETMVITPEYVREKLAGIAQDRDLSQYIL; translated from the coding sequence ATGGTGAATCAATCGCTTACACCCCGCCAGATCGTAGCAGAGCTGGATAAATATATCGTAGGTCAGAAGCAGGCTAAGAAATCGGTGGCCGTTGCTCTCCGCAACCGGTATCGGCGCAGCCTTTTATCCGAAGAGCTCCGGGATGAGGTTGTTCCTAAGAATATTCTCATGATTGGTCCTACAGGTGTCGGTAAAACGGAGATCGCACGGCGTCTGGCCAAGCTGGTCAATGCACCGTTCATCAAAGTGGAAGCCACGAAATTTACCGAAGTCGGCTACGTAGGCCGTGATGTGGAATCGATGGTCCGCGACCTGGTAGAGACTTCAATCCGTATGGTGAAGCTCGAACGTACCGAAAAGGTGAAGGACCGTGCTGAAGAACTGGCGAACGACCGCATTGTAGCCATACTGGTTCCTTCGACCTCGAAGGGCAAATCGCAGCGCAATCCGTTCGAGATGATTTTTGGCGGTAATAACGGCGGTGCAGAGGAAGCCAAAGAAGAGCCGGAGGACGGTAGTCTGAGCGAGCGCCGCAGAGGCATTAAGTTTAAGCTGCTGGCGGGTCAGCTCGAGGACGATATCATTGAAATCGATGTAGAAGACACCACTCCTTCAATGATGGATATGTTTGCCGGCCAAGGCAATGACCAGATGGGCATGAACATGCAGGAAATGTTCGGCAGCCTGCTGCCCAAGCGTACGAAGAAGCGCAAGCTGCCGATCCGTGAAGCCCGTAAGGTGCTGATTCAGGACGAGGCTGCCAAGCTGATTGATACGGATGATATGATTCAGGAGTCGGTAGCCCGCGCTGAGCAGTCCGGTATTATTTTTATCGATGAGATTGATAAGGTGGCCAGCCAGGGTAAAGGCTCCGGTCCGGATGTATCCCGTGAAGGGGTGCAGCGCGATATTTTGCCTATCGTTGAAGGTTCCACTGTGATGACTAAATACGGGCCTGTGAAGACGGATTACGTATTATTCATCGCCGCCGGAGCTTTTCATATTGCCAAGCCTTCTGACCTAATTCCTGAGCTTCAGGGACGTTTCCCGATCCGTGTGGAGCTGAGCAGTCTTACTCTTGAGGATTTTGTCTCTATTCTGACCGAACCGGAGAACGCACTGACGAAGCAATATGTTCATCTGCTGCAGACCGAGAACATCGAAATTCAGTTCCAGAAGGAAGCGATTCAGGAAATTGCCAAAATCGCCGCTTCCGTGAATCAGAATATGGAGAATATCGGTGCCCGGCGCCTGCATACGATTCTGGAGAAGCTGCTGGAGGACTTGTCCTTCGAAGCGCCGGAACTAACACTGGAGACAATGGTCATTACTCCGGAGTATGTTCGCGAAAAACTGGCAGGAATCGCACAGGACCGCGATTTAAGTCAATATATTCTTTAA
- the hslV gene encoding ATP-dependent protease subunit HslV, translating to MLPSFHATTICAVRHDGHAAIAGDGQVTFGESVIMKTTAKKVRRLYRGQVIAGFAGSVADAITLFEKFEGKLEEHHGNLQRAAVELAKDWRQDRILRKLEALMIVMDKEGMLLISGNGEIIEPDDDVLAIGSGGNFALASGRALKRHASHLGAADIAREALQIASEICVYTNSNIIVEQL from the coding sequence ATGTTACCCAGCTTTCATGCGACTACGATTTGTGCGGTAAGACATGACGGTCATGCTGCGATTGCCGGCGATGGTCAGGTTACATTCGGAGAGAGCGTCATTATGAAGACGACGGCAAAAAAGGTCCGCCGCCTGTACAGAGGACAAGTAATTGCCGGTTTTGCGGGCTCCGTAGCGGATGCGATTACTTTGTTTGAGAAGTTTGAGGGTAAGCTGGAGGAGCATCACGGCAACCTGCAGCGGGCTGCAGTAGAACTGGCCAAGGACTGGCGCCAGGATCGTATCCTGCGTAAGCTTGAAGCGCTCATGATCGTGATGGACAAGGAAGGCATGCTGCTTATTTCCGGAAACGGCGAGATTATTGAACCCGATGATGACGTGCTGGCAATTGGCTCCGGCGGCAACTTTGCGCTGGCTTCCGGTCGCGCGCTCAAACGTCATGCATCGCATCTTGGCGCAGCCGATATTGCCAGGGAAGCTCTGCAGATCGCTTCCGAGATCTGTGTGTATACCAACTCCAATATTATTGTCGAACAATTATAG
- the trmFO gene encoding FADH(2)-oxidizing methylenetetrahydrofolate--tRNA-(uracil(54)-C(5))-methyltransferase TrmFO, giving the protein MTDIAKVTVIGAGLAGSEAAWQIASRGVPVRLYEMRPVVKTPAHHTDQFAELVCSNSLRANGLGNAVGVLKEEMRRLDSLVLGAADRHAVPAGGALAVDRDGFSGEITSMLHNHPLVEVINEELTHIPEEGIVVIATGPLTSPSLSAEIKGLLGEEYFYFYDAAAPIVEKDTIDMSKVYLASRYDKGEAAYLNCPMTEEEFDVFYDALISAETAALKDFEKEIYFEGCMPIEIMMKRGKQTALFGPMKPVGLMNPHTGKLPYAVVQLRQDNAAGTLYNLVGFQTHLKWGEQKRVFSLIPGLENAEYVRYGVMHRNTFINSPKLLHPTYQMKGRERLFFAGQMTGVEGYVESAASGMIAGMNAARAALGEDGLIFPQDTVLGSMPAYITSADPEHFQPMNANFGLLPKLETRFRSKKEKNERLAYRALDSLAAYAADKGLAYTEPEVVEPELTEAESPAQ; this is encoded by the coding sequence TTGACTGATATAGCTAAAGTAACTGTGATTGGAGCCGGACTTGCCGGCAGTGAAGCCGCCTGGCAGATTGCCTCGCGCGGGGTTCCGGTCAGATTATATGAGATGCGTCCGGTTGTGAAGACACCTGCGCATCATACGGACCAGTTCGCCGAGCTGGTCTGCAGTAACTCTCTTCGGGCCAACGGCCTTGGTAATGCGGTAGGTGTGCTCAAGGAGGAAATGCGCCGTCTTGACTCTCTGGTACTAGGTGCAGCCGACCGGCATGCGGTTCCGGCCGGAGGCGCACTTGCCGTAGACCGCGATGGTTTCTCCGGTGAGATTACGTCGATGCTGCATAATCACCCTCTGGTGGAAGTCATAAACGAAGAACTTACGCATATACCGGAGGAAGGGATTGTTGTCATTGCGACAGGCCCGCTGACCTCTCCGTCACTCTCCGCAGAGATTAAAGGGCTGCTTGGCGAGGAGTATTTCTACTTCTATGATGCGGCTGCCCCGATTGTCGAGAAGGACACCATTGATATGAGCAAGGTGTATTTGGCCTCCCGATATGACAAAGGTGAAGCTGCGTACCTGAATTGCCCGATGACGGAAGAGGAATTCGATGTTTTTTATGATGCACTGATCTCGGCTGAGACTGCCGCACTCAAAGATTTTGAGAAAGAGATTTACTTTGAAGGCTGTATGCCGATCGAGATTATGATGAAGCGCGGCAAGCAGACAGCACTCTTCGGGCCGATGAAGCCCGTAGGTTTGATGAATCCTCATACAGGCAAGCTTCCTTACGCAGTTGTGCAACTTCGTCAGGATAATGCAGCCGGAACGCTTTATAACCTGGTTGGCTTCCAGACCCATTTGAAGTGGGGCGAACAAAAACGCGTGTTTTCACTTATCCCCGGTCTTGAGAACGCAGAGTATGTCCGGTATGGTGTCATGCACCGCAATACATTTATCAATTCTCCCAAGCTGCTGCATCCCACCTATCAAATGAAGGGACGGGAAAGACTGTTCTTTGCCGGCCAGATGACAGGGGTTGAAGGTTATGTGGAGTCTGCGGCTTCAGGCATGATCGCCGGTATGAATGCTGCCAGAGCGGCGCTCGGTGAGGACGGTCTGATCTTCCCGCAGGATACCGTGCTGGGCAGCATGCCAGCCTACATTACTTCCGCAGATCCCGAGCATTTCCAGCCAATGAACGCCAACTTTGGTTTGCTGCCAAAGCTTGAAACGAGATTCCGCAGTAAAAAAGAGAAAAACGAACGCCTGGCTTACCGTGCGCTGGACAGTCTTGCTGCCTATGCTGCCGACAAAGGCCTGGCCTATACTGAGCCGGAGGTTGTAGAACCTGAGCTTACCGAAGCGGAAAGTCCAGCACAATAA
- the topA gene encoding type I DNA topoisomerase has protein sequence MADALVIVESPAKAKTIGKYLGSKYIVKASMGHIRDLPKSQIGVEVENDFNPKYITIRGKGSILKELKDASKKVKKVYLAADPDREGEAIAWHLAHALDLDNTQECRVVFNEITKQAVKDAFKTPRKINMDLVNAQQARRILDRLVGYKISPLLWKKVKKGLSAGRVQSVAVKIIMDRENEISAFVPTEYWSITAKLGIRDSLFEAKFHKLNGDKKELGQESDVQEVLDAIQNSAFQVKEVKEKERQRHPSAPFTTSSLQQEAARKLGFRASKTMSVAQQLYEGVELGKEGTVGLITYMRTDSTRLSPTAQEEAKELILSKYGEKFVPETPRQYSKKAAGAQDAHEAIRPTSALREPDMVKGFLSRDQFRLYKLVWERFVSSQMSSALLDTLSVDITAGTAIFRAVGSKVSFPGFMKVYVEGNDDGTTDEEKYLPPLKAGDDLTKHDIEPKQHFTQPPPRYTEARLVKTLEELGIGRPSTYAPTLETIQKRGYVAIEEKKFMPTELGELIIEQMEEFFPEILDVEFTAHMEGDLDHVEEGAEDWVKVLAQFYESFEKRLLYAEEEMKEIEIEDEVSDELCEKCGKPMVYKLGRFGKFLACSGFPDCRNTKPIIKDIGVSCPKCHEGKVVERRSKKGRVFYGCDQYPGCDFVSWDRPSVKPCPVCGSWMVEKRNKQGTKLQCTSCDHTEEVLDNEELAE, from the coding sequence ATGGCAGATGCGTTGGTTATTGTAGAGTCACCGGCAAAAGCAAAAACGATTGGTAAATATCTGGGCAGTAAATATATTGTAAAGGCATCAATGGGACATATCAGAGATTTGCCGAAAAGTCAGATTGGTGTGGAAGTGGAGAATGATTTCAACCCCAAATATATAACAATCCGCGGCAAGGGCTCTATCTTGAAGGAACTCAAGGATGCCAGCAAAAAAGTGAAAAAAGTCTATCTCGCAGCTGACCCGGACCGCGAAGGTGAAGCTATTGCCTGGCATTTGGCGCATGCGCTGGATTTGGACAACACACAGGAATGCCGGGTTGTCTTTAATGAGATTACGAAGCAGGCTGTGAAGGATGCATTCAAGACTCCGCGCAAAATTAACATGGATCTTGTGAATGCCCAACAGGCCCGCCGTATTCTGGACCGGCTCGTCGGATACAAGATTAGCCCCCTATTATGGAAGAAAGTCAAAAAAGGCCTGTCCGCAGGACGGGTACAATCGGTAGCAGTGAAGATTATAATGGACCGCGAGAACGAAATTTCTGCTTTTGTTCCCACGGAATACTGGAGTATTACTGCGAAGCTGGGCATCCGCGATTCCCTGTTCGAAGCCAAGTTCCACAAGCTGAATGGCGATAAAAAAGAGCTGGGCCAGGAGAGCGATGTACAGGAAGTATTGGATGCTATTCAAAATTCCGCCTTCCAGGTTAAAGAGGTAAAAGAGAAGGAAAGACAACGGCATCCTTCCGCTCCGTTTACGACAAGCTCACTGCAGCAGGAAGCTGCCCGTAAGCTGGGCTTCCGCGCATCCAAGACCATGTCTGTTGCTCAGCAGCTCTATGAGGGGGTTGAGCTGGGCAAGGAAGGCACTGTCGGTTTAATTACCTATATGCGTACGGATTCCACCCGTCTGTCTCCTACGGCCCAGGAAGAAGCTAAGGAGCTGATCCTCTCCAAATACGGTGAGAAGTTCGTTCCCGAGACACCGCGCCAGTATTCCAAGAAAGCTGCGGGAGCCCAGGATGCGCATGAAGCGATCCGTCCTACCTCGGCGCTCCGAGAGCCTGACATGGTCAAAGGATTCCTGAGCCGTGACCAATTCCGCCTGTATAAGCTGGTTTGGGAGCGTTTTGTTTCCAGTCAGATGTCTTCCGCCCTGCTTGATACACTGTCTGTGGATATTACAGCAGGCACTGCGATTTTCAGAGCCGTCGGGTCCAAGGTTTCTTTCCCGGGCTTCATGAAGGTGTACGTGGAAGGCAATGATGACGGCACAACGGATGAGGAGAAGTATCTTCCGCCGCTTAAGGCCGGCGATGATTTAACCAAACATGATATTGAGCCGAAGCAGCATTTCACTCAGCCGCCTCCAAGATATACGGAAGCGCGTCTGGTCAAAACGCTGGAGGAACTGGGGATCGGCCGTCCGAGTACGTATGCGCCAACACTGGAGACGATCCAGAAGCGTGGATATGTAGCGATTGAAGAGAAGAAGTTTATGCCAACCGAACTCGGTGAGCTAATCATAGAGCAAATGGAAGAGTTCTTCCCGGAAATTCTGGATGTGGAATTCACAGCCCATATGGAAGGGGATCTTGACCATGTGGAGGAAGGTGCTGAGGACTGGGTGAAAGTGCTGGCCCAGTTCTACGAATCTTTTGAGAAACGTCTCCTCTACGCCGAAGAAGAAATGAAGGAAATTGAGATTGAAGATGAAGTTTCCGACGAGCTATGCGAGAAATGCGGGAAGCCGATGGTCTACAAGCTGGGCCGTTTCGGTAAATTCCTGGCCTGCTCCGGATTCCCGGACTGCCGTAATACGAAGCCGATCATCAAGGATATCGGAGTCAGCTGTCCGAAATGTCATGAGGGTAAGGTTGTGGAGCGCCGCAGCAAGAAAGGCCGTGTCTTCTACGGCTGCGATCAGTATCCGGGCTGTGACTTTGTATCCTGGGATAGACCATCGGTTAAACCATGTCCTGTCTGCGGCTCCTGGATGGTAGAGAAGCGCAACAAACAGGGAACAAAGCTGCAATGCACTTCTTGTGATCATACTGAGGAAGTGCTGGACAACGAAGAACTGGCAGAATAA
- the dprA gene encoding DNA-processing protein DprA, which translates to METRDLLFGLNEVEGIGWKSMDRIRQAGLLTNEALSCSVTDWERAGIRGKMSARLNALFNEEWILQRRSLMEASGVSMVTLLDEGYPVQLKETPQPPWVLYYRGRLELASRPSVAMVGTRVPTAYGRKIGEMLAEQLSAAGLTVISGLARGIDSVCHEAALTGTGSTIAVVATGLDKVYPPENRELERQISRVGLVLSEYPLGTPSHPGLFPQRNRIIAGLSLGTVVVEADSRSGSLITADAALEAGRDVFAVPGPLTSPKSRGALELIKQGAKVVTSSADIVEEYIAYLPGKGTSESSASGSGPFAGDGLIEKKLTSEELHLYHILHQGPFTLDELLASTRWDFGHLHSVLLSLIIKKAVTQLPGAIYKVI; encoded by the coding sequence ATGGAAACGCGGGATCTGCTGTTCGGTTTAAATGAAGTAGAAGGCATTGGCTGGAAAAGTATGGACAGAATACGTCAGGCGGGCCTTTTGACGAATGAAGCGTTGTCCTGTTCCGTTACAGATTGGGAGCGGGCTGGAATCAGAGGCAAAATGTCGGCGAGGCTTAACGCTCTCTTCAATGAAGAATGGATTCTACAGCGCCGCTCTTTAATGGAAGCAAGCGGTGTTTCAATGGTGACTTTGCTGGATGAAGGGTATCCTGTCCAGTTAAAGGAAACACCCCAGCCGCCTTGGGTTTTGTATTATCGCGGACGTCTGGAGCTGGCTTCCCGTCCTTCTGTAGCCATGGTTGGTACCCGTGTGCCGACTGCCTATGGACGCAAGATTGGTGAAATGCTAGCTGAACAGCTTAGTGCGGCCGGTCTCACGGTTATAAGCGGCCTGGCGAGAGGGATTGACAGTGTCTGCCACGAAGCTGCATTAACGGGAACCGGAAGTACCATTGCGGTGGTTGCAACAGGGCTGGACAAGGTCTATCCGCCTGAGAACCGTGAGCTGGAGCGGCAGATTTCACGTGTCGGTCTTGTGCTAAGCGAATATCCGCTGGGCACCCCGAGCCATCCCGGGTTATTTCCGCAGCGCAACCGGATTATCGCAGGACTGTCGCTCGGCACGGTGGTGGTCGAAGCAGACAGCCGCAGCGGTTCCCTGATTACGGCCGACGCTGCGCTAGAAGCTGGAAGAGATGTGTTTGCTGTTCCGGGTCCGCTAACCTCGCCCAAGAGCAGAGGCGCATTAGAGCTGATTAAACAAGGTGCGAAGGTGGTGACAAGCTCAGCGGATATCGTAGAAGAATACATAGCTTATCTGCCTGGAAAGGGTACTTCAGAGTCTTCGGCAAGCGGTTCCGGGCCTTTCGCCGGAGACGGGTTAATCGAAAAGAAATTGACAAGTGAGGAGCTACACCTTTACCATATACTGCATCAAGGCCCCTTTACACTCGATGAGCTACTGGCGTCCACGAGGTGGGATTTTGGACATTTGCATTCAGTTCTGTTATCTTTAATCATAAAAAAAGCGGTAACACAATTGCCGGGTGCAATTTATAAGGTAATTTAA